Proteins encoded within one genomic window of Armatimonadota bacterium:
- a CDS encoding orotate phosphoribosyltransferase, whose amino-acid sequence MLEDSGAVLKGHFLLSSGRHSDVYFEKFRILTQPKVLSALCAEIAQEFSNASIEFVAGPTTGGIIIAFEVARQMDLPAIYVEDVNGTKTLRRGQSIPSGAKVLVVDDVLTTGLSVRETIAAVEQAGGTVVGVGVLIDRSQNPADFGALFHAAYSVDAESWAPDEVPEWLAKIPITKPGTRKS is encoded by the coding sequence ATGCTCGAGGATTCGGGGGCTGTACTGAAGGGGCACTTCCTGCTGTCGTCCGGCAGGCACAGCGACGTGTATTTTGAGAAGTTTCGGATCCTCACTCAACCCAAAGTTCTTTCTGCGCTGTGTGCGGAAATCGCCCAAGAGTTTTCTAATGCGAGCATTGAATTTGTCGCTGGTCCGACGACGGGAGGCATCATCATCGCTTTCGAAGTTGCGCGCCAAATGGACCTGCCTGCGATCTACGTGGAGGATGTGAACGGCACTAAGACCTTGCGCCGCGGCCAGTCCATACCGTCGGGTGCCAAGGTGCTGGTCGTAGACGACGTGCTCACCACCGGGCTTTCAGTCAGAGAGACAATTGCCGCAGTTGAGCAAGCCGGGGGTACCGTCGTGGGCGTTGGCGTGTTGATCGACCGCTCTCAAAACCCGGCCGACTTCGGCGCCCTCTTTCACGCCGCCTACAGCGTAGACGCAGAGTCCTGGGCACCCGACGAAGTGCCGGAGTGGCTGGCGAAGATCCCGATCACCAAACCCGGGACGAGAAAGTCTTGA
- the ccsA gene encoding cytochrome c biogenesis protein CcsA, which produces MAVGIIGRASIFIALACLLAAALLWVLKPWYASDSKWPARLFVAGCLSFLAAFGSLMVLFIADQFQYLYIYNHSAIDHELKYKIAAVWSGQEGSFLLWATTSSILGVLAIRGTGKYQRWFGVTFAGILAVLAAIIAFESPFNLLDFGNIVGLDGKVFVPFDGRGLVPSLLNYWVVIHPPTIFFGFSCLTVLFAWSIAALAHRNLTSWIPGVRSWALACLGILGVGLCMGGFWAYETLGWGGFWMWDPVENTSLVPWIAVIVLIHGFFVQTSRGKWMFANVIFAALPFLLFCYGTFMTRSGFLGDTSVHSFAQMDSSALNLLIALLILSIVGFATILAINYKPIRAAGKPRREMDAEPLNRETLYGAGTWILLFFALIIALGMSWPLVLSLTGETPRIVDEGLYHDVLAWFFVPLMIAMAVAPYLTWRGLGVWPLLGKLLNALAVSIGVVGCILLWMKLGDFHSPAADSEIAFDMLGISAPLVSWILFLGWLCIFTAISAAWRIAELWKNARPSIGGMIAHIGVALLIFGLVFSRGFEQQETVILTAFEPEETFGYTLNLVGPTKQLDHRDNKIEISAERSNSQFTAWPGLYYKVHEGEHDGVPDAIVWPHIQRMPLYDLYFTIQPLTFVATDPISFELGQEKLFQSRFLFKYLGHDVVGEFPNTVFFARFEISDALAEFDGVIELIIVMEDGVSQQIRAKLSDNYWVYLDALNVETKDATIHLEFTEAAYPLLVFFKPMTMFVWLGVAVMLIGGFMAAFYRRNRQVDEETPVAK; this is translated from the coding sequence ATGGCGGTTGGCATCATCGGTCGCGCTTCGATCTTTATCGCGCTGGCTTGCCTGCTCGCCGCCGCCCTGCTCTGGGTGCTGAAGCCTTGGTATGCCAGCGATAGCAAGTGGCCGGCTCGGCTGTTCGTTGCAGGGTGTTTGAGCTTTCTGGCGGCGTTCGGCTCGCTCATGGTCCTTTTCATCGCGGACCAGTTCCAATACCTTTACATCTACAACCACTCGGCGATCGACCACGAGCTGAAGTACAAGATCGCCGCCGTCTGGTCCGGGCAGGAAGGATCCTTTCTTCTCTGGGCGACAACGAGTTCCATTCTCGGCGTACTGGCAATCCGAGGCACTGGGAAGTACCAACGGTGGTTCGGCGTTACGTTCGCCGGCATTTTGGCCGTGCTGGCAGCAATCATCGCGTTCGAGTCGCCGTTCAACTTACTGGACTTTGGGAACATCGTCGGATTAGACGGCAAGGTCTTCGTGCCTTTTGACGGCAGGGGGCTTGTACCGTCGCTGCTGAACTACTGGGTGGTGATACATCCGCCGACGATCTTTTTCGGCTTTTCGTGCCTGACGGTCCTGTTCGCCTGGTCGATCGCCGCGCTCGCGCATCGGAACCTCACATCCTGGATACCAGGAGTCCGATCCTGGGCGCTCGCTTGCCTGGGGATCTTGGGCGTCGGACTGTGCATGGGCGGCTTCTGGGCGTATGAGACGCTGGGCTGGGGCGGATTCTGGATGTGGGATCCCGTCGAGAACACGAGCCTCGTCCCGTGGATCGCGGTCATCGTCCTGATACATGGTTTCTTCGTGCAGACATCGCGCGGCAAGTGGATGTTCGCCAATGTAATCTTCGCCGCGCTTCCGTTCCTTCTGTTCTGCTACGGCACGTTCATGACGCGATCAGGGTTCTTGGGCGACACGAGCGTCCACAGCTTCGCACAAATGGACAGCAGTGCTCTCAACCTGTTGATCGCGCTGCTCATCCTGAGCATTGTCGGCTTTGCGACCATCCTTGCAATCAACTACAAGCCGATTCGCGCTGCGGGCAAACCGCGCAGGGAGATGGACGCCGAACCGCTGAACCGCGAGACTTTGTACGGCGCGGGAACTTGGATTCTGCTCTTCTTCGCCCTGATCATAGCGCTGGGCATGAGCTGGCCGTTGGTGCTTTCGCTGACGGGTGAGACGCCAAGGATCGTCGACGAAGGGCTTTACCACGACGTGCTCGCGTGGTTCTTCGTGCCGCTGATGATCGCGATGGCGGTTGCCCCGTATCTCACCTGGCGCGGGTTAGGAGTATGGCCTCTGCTCGGCAAACTTCTGAACGCTCTCGCGGTTTCCATCGGGGTCGTCGGGTGCATTCTGCTATGGATGAAACTCGGAGACTTCCACTCCCCAGCAGCTGATTCCGAGATCGCATTCGATATGCTAGGTATCAGTGCGCCGCTCGTTTCGTGGATTCTGTTCTTGGGCTGGCTTTGTATCTTTACCGCAATATCTGCGGCGTGGCGAATCGCTGAGCTGTGGAAGAACGCCCGGCCTTCGATCGGCGGGATGATCGCGCACATCGGGGTGGCGCTACTGATATTCGGCCTCGTGTTCTCTCGCGGCTTCGAGCAGCAAGAGACTGTGATCTTGACGGCGTTCGAGCCAGAGGAAACGTTCGGTTACACGCTGAACCTAGTCGGACCGACGAAGCAACTAGACCATCGCGACAACAAGATTGAGATCAGTGCAGAGCGAAGCAACTCGCAGTTTACGGCCTGGCCCGGCCTGTACTACAAGGTGCATGAGGGCGAGCACGACGGTGTGCCGGACGCCATCGTCTGGCCGCACATCCAGCGAATGCCGCTTTACGATCTGTATTTCACCATCCAGCCGCTGACCTTTGTCGCAACCGACCCGATCTCCTTCGAACTGGGGCAAGAGAAGCTGTTCCAAAGTCGTTTCCTGTTCAAATACTTGGGCCATGATGTAGTAGGCGAGTTTCCAAATACCGTCTTTTTCGCTAGATTCGAAATATCGGATGCTCTTGCTGAATTCGATGGAGTGATCGAACTGATCATTGTAATGGAGGACGGGGTATCGCAGCAGATACGCGCCAAGCTCAGCGATAACTACTGGGTGTACCTCGATGCCCTCAACGTTGAAACAAAGGACGCGACGATACATCTGGAGTTCACGGAGGCGGCGTATCCATTGCTCGTGTTCTTCAAGCCCATGACCATGTTCGTCTGGCTCGGCGTCGCTGTCATGCTGATAGGCGGATTCATGGCTGCGTTCTACCGCCGCAATCGTCAGGTGGACGAGGAGACGCCGGTTGCGAAATAG
- a CDS encoding cytochrome c maturation protein CcmE: MKIGTWIALALSALGLCAVVFSFVKNSSPYVTIAQARQMNGNNLHLAGDLDKSSLDIRSGSQVITFRLTDDDGATIDVLYRGPAPSNMGEADRVVAIGSLKGDQFEAHKLLLKCPSKYEGEQGSP; the protein is encoded by the coding sequence ATGAAAATTGGCACTTGGATCGCCCTAGCCCTAAGCGCGCTTGGCCTGTGCGCCGTGGTGTTCTCCTTCGTCAAGAACTCGAGCCCGTACGTCACCATCGCCCAGGCCAGGCAAATGAACGGGAATAACCTGCACCTCGCGGGCGACCTGGACAAGAGTTCGCTCGATATCAGGAGCGGCAGCCAGGTCATCACTTTCCGCTTGACGGACGATGACGGAGCGACGATCGACGTGCTGTACAGGGGTCCTGCGCCGTCGAACATGGGCGAGGCAGACCGCGTGGTCGCGATCGGCAGCCTAAAGGGCGATCAGTTCGAGGCGCACAAGCTTCTACTCAAGTGTCCGTCCAAGTATGAGGGCGAACAGGGCAGCCCGTGA